From one Gracilibacillus salinarum genomic stretch:
- a CDS encoding cupin domain-containing protein yields MKNESLKNSTIFPLGEKVESDHFIGDAYLQMVFTDEAPLNSAIGNVTFAPKSRNSWHSHKVGQVLLVTGGEGWYQKEGEQAQLLKTGDVVNIPPHVKHWHGATKDSWFVHLAMTPGETEWLEPVDEEWYNQL; encoded by the coding sequence ATGAAAAACGAATCGTTAAAGAACAGCACTATTTTTCCATTGGGAGAAAAAGTGGAATCAGACCATTTTATCGGTGATGCTTATTTGCAAATGGTATTCACTGATGAAGCACCTCTCAATAGCGCGATAGGCAATGTAACCTTTGCCCCGAAATCACGGAACAGCTGGCACTCCCATAAGGTTGGCCAAGTATTGCTGGTTACCGGTGGTGAGGGCTGGTATCAGAAGGAAGGCGAACAAGCCCAGCTGCTTAAAACCGGAGATGTTGTAAATATCCCACCACATGTAAAACACTGGCATGGTGCAACAAAGGATAGCTGGTTCGTCCACCTGGCAATGACTCCGGGCGAAACCGAGTGGCTGGAGCCTGTTGATGAAGAATGGTACAACCAATTATAG
- a CDS encoding carboxymuconolactone decarboxylase family protein translates to MAEKQTAGRELLGEFAPKFAELNDDVLFGEVWSREKELSPRDRSMITVSALIAGGNYEQLTPHLHKAKENGVTKEEIAEIITHLSFYTGWPKAWSAFNLAKEIFQD, encoded by the coding sequence TTGGCAGAAAAACAAACCGCTGGTCGCGAACTATTAGGAGAATTCGCACCAAAATTCGCAGAACTGAACGATGATGTTTTATTTGGAGAAGTCTGGTCCAGAGAGAAAGAACTGTCCCCTCGAGATCGAAGTATGATTACCGTATCCGCATTAATCGCCGGAGGAAATTACGAGCAGTTAACGCCCCATCTTCACAAAGCGAAGGAAAACGGCGTAACCAAAGAGGAAATTGCCGAAATAATTACCCACCTGTCTTTTTATACAGGATGGCCCAAAGCATGGTCGGCATTTAACCTTGCAAAAGAAATTTTTCAAGACTAA
- a CDS encoding MerR family transcriptional regulator, giving the protein MTYSIGEFAELVGVATSTLRYYENEELLAPQRDENNIRIFTDADIGWVQFLLHLKDAGMTMAELKQYTKWRSMGEETIHDRMELLEKRQDLVKQDIENLQRNLDIISRKLAFYHDQLNGDKYEFVLYPNEEE; this is encoded by the coding sequence GTGACTTATTCTATCGGTGAGTTTGCAGAGCTTGTTGGTGTGGCGACGAGTACATTAAGGTATTATGAAAATGAAGAGTTGCTTGCGCCACAAAGGGATGAGAACAATATACGTATTTTTACAGATGCTGATATTGGCTGGGTGCAATTTCTGCTTCATTTAAAAGATGCCGGGATGACGATGGCTGAATTAAAACAATATACAAAATGGCGTTCTATGGGGGAGGAAACCATACATGACAGGATGGAATTGCTGGAGAAACGGCAAGATCTAGTAAAACAGGATATTGAAAACCTGCAGCGTAATTTAGATATCATCAGTAGAAAATTGGCATTTTATCATGATCAGCTGAATGGGGATAAATATGAGTTTGTGCTTTATCCGAATGAAGAAGAGTAA
- a CDS encoding DUF2255 family protein, whose protein sequence is MESNWTEEQLNVFSRTDDLYISPFYSDGKTPGTPTWIWSVVADHHLYVRAYNGQHSSWYQSALAQQTGKISIAGQEYDVTFQPTERDPALTKKIDQAYEEKYSNSNYLSPMLGEGPVSATVKISPRH, encoded by the coding sequence ATGGAATCGAATTGGACTGAGGAGCAATTAAACGTATTCTCGAGGACTGACGATCTTTATATTTCACCCTTTTATAGTGACGGCAAAACGCCTGGAACACCGACATGGATCTGGTCGGTTGTCGCAGATCATCACTTATATGTCCGAGCTTATAATGGTCAGCACTCAAGCTGGTATCAATCCGCTCTTGCGCAACAAACAGGAAAAATTTCCATCGCTGGTCAAGAATATGATGTCACTTTTCAACCTACCGAAAGGGATCCTGCATTAACTAAAAAAATTGATCAGGCATATGAAGAAAAATACAGCAACAGTAACTATCTTTCACCTATGCTAGGGGAAGGACCGGTAAGTGCAACAGTTAAGATTTCTCCTCGGCATTAA
- a CDS encoding sugar O-acetyltransferase → MDIDEILAHLNKGEEIEGGSEIHQMMHNVSQQALKITAELNGKYHTPEEIQVLFSQLIGKQVDDTFAMFPPFYTDCGKNIHVGKNVFINSGCRFQDQGGITIGDGALIGHNVVLATLNHNPDPKKRSNLRPAPIKIGENVWIGANATVLPGVTIGDGAIIAAGAVVTKDVPANVVAGGLPAKVIKNIEIN, encoded by the coding sequence ATGGATATCGATGAAATTTTGGCACATCTGAACAAAGGAGAGGAAATAGAGGGCGGTTCTGAGATACATCAAATGATGCATAACGTTTCACAACAAGCATTAAAGATAACAGCAGAGCTGAACGGAAAATACCATACTCCAGAAGAAATACAGGTATTATTTTCGCAATTGATTGGGAAACAGGTTGACGATACGTTCGCGATGTTTCCGCCTTTTTATACCGACTGTGGCAAAAATATTCATGTAGGAAAGAACGTCTTCATTAACTCAGGCTGCCGCTTTCAGGATCAGGGTGGCATTACGATTGGTGATGGTGCACTGATTGGGCATAATGTGGTGTTGGCTACATTAAATCACAACCCCGATCCCAAAAAGCGCAGCAATCTGCGGCCTGCACCAATTAAGATCGGTGAAAATGTCTGGATAGGTGCAAATGCAACCGTCCTTCCAGGTGTGACCATTGGTGATGGTGCGATTATTGCAGCAGGTGCTGTAGTGACGAAGGATGTACCGGCTAATGTTGTAGCGGGAGGATTACCTGCGAAAGTAATAAAAAATATTGAGATTAATTAG